A window of Castanea sativa cultivar Marrone di Chiusa Pesio chromosome 8, ASM4071231v1 genomic DNA:
TCCCACTTTTAATCACTTCAACACTTGATGAAGGATTTATTTCGGGCTTGGGTCTTGCAATATCAAAAGAATGGTATCTTTGATTGGATTGGATCGTTTGTAAAGCTTACCTCAATGCTGCTCATCATCTCAGATGGGACTCCAGTTCCCGAGCTAGTGTTGAGCCATATCAAGTATTGATGATGTGCTGATCTGTGTTCCTCTCCAACCACTTTTGTGATCTCAAAATATATCTTTTGGTCTTTAATAAGGATCAGAGTGATTATAATTTCTTGATATCACCAAAAGTCTTTGCATGAACAAGTGCCATTCCTAAAATGATGAAAACGGATCTTATCTCTCATGATAATCTCCCTCATTGTAATTTTGGAGACAAATTTAGAGAAATTATGGCAGTCATCACAAGTCCTCAAATTCTTCATCACCCTAATGGGATATTCAGGTCTTACATTGATAAGACCAAATGCAATAGCAAGTTTTTCACTGTGAGTGCTAATCGTGACTTCCTTTTCCTCCGTTTCCACATCATGGAACACAGAACTGGTTTTGGGAATGTAGCCTATACTTTTTATCTGTTGAAGTAAAACCTCCAACTTCTCGTATATATAGGCTGACTGTGGGTGTGATCTGTCTCCCCCatagaaaaaatgaaattcaCTATTGCATTCAACTGAGCTATAACCAGCTACTTTTTTAATGcctttctttctcatttttagTCTCACCTTATCAACAAAATCCCATCTCCCAACTGCTGCATACATGTTAGACATTATAACATGATATGAAGCAATATCAGGAGCTACTTCAAAAAGCAAGTCTGCTACATGTTGCCCCAATTTGACATCATGATGAATTGCACAAGCGCCCAACAAAGCCCCCCAATCCCCTGCATCCGGCTCTGTGGGCATACTTTTAATGAAGTTATAAGCATCCTCAAGATGTCCTGACCGGCCAAGAAGATCAACCATACAAGCATAGTGTTCTTTTCTAGGTTGAACATTCTTATGACCTGATTGAGTCATATAGTTGAAATATGCCCAGCCTTCATTTACTAGCCCTGCATGGCTACATGCTGATAGCACCCCCATATAAGTAACATAGTTTGGTTGCACTCCCTCATTCTTCATCCTTGAGAACAAACCCAATGCCTTTTCAGTTTCCCCATTGATTGCATACCCAAAAATCATTGTACTCCATGAAATAACATTCCTTTGAGGCATTTTATTAAACAAGGTCCTTGCCATGTCAGTGTTACCACATTTAACATACATATCAAGCCGTGCATTTTCAACAATGATATTACAATCAATCCCCTCTTTTCTTGCCACTCCATATGTGTCCTCCCCAATCTCCAAACAACCTAATTGACCacacgccgaaagagcactcACAATTGTCACTGCATCAGGCTTAATTCCAGCCAAACTCATTTGGCGAAACAACCCAATAGCCTTACTGGCAAGTCCATTTTGCACGCACGCTGCAATCAACGCATTCCATGCCACTACATCCCTCTCTACCAtactcccaaacaaaaattcagcCAAACCCATCTCCCCAAATTTTACGTACATTATCATCAACTCAGTCCTCACCATAGAAACAAACTCCAACCCATATTTCACTACATGGACATGGACTGCCCCACCAGTCCATAATTCAGGCAATTGGGCACATGCCTTGACCACAAATGGATATGTAAAAGAGTCTGGACGAACACCAATAAGGTGCATTTGCCTATAAACCGAAGCAGCTTCAATGGGAAGCTCATTTTTCACATACCCTTTAATGAGAGTGTTCCATAAGAAAGTTCGTGGCTTGTGCATTTCGTCGAACAGTTGGCGAGCGTATGACATGTGACCCAAGAGTGTAATGTTTGTGAGCAGATGGGTGATGAGTCTGTTCTTGATTGATAGACCTGTAGTGAGGAGGAGGGCATGGATTTGTTTGAGCTGGTATGGGCTGGAAGAACATGACTTCAAGAGGGTTGTAAAAGCTTGTATTGGTGGGATGGAGGATTTTTGgttgagaggaagagagtagaatTTGGAGGGATGAGTTTTGAATAAcattggttatatatatatatatatatatatatatttatatatatatatttatatatatatatagcacaaTACAACACAGAAAGATAGCCAATAGAAACAGAGTGAAAACAACTACAAGTTTGTAATAAAAGTCTGATGCCTCTTTAGGGACATGCATAAACATTAAACACAAGCAaggaatatgaaaaaaaaaaaaaggacaatctATAAGGCCCTTAAAGCTCAGTCTTGATTTATTTTATCAAGGCCTGCATTGGGTTTAAATTTGGGCCTCAATACTAATGGAGTCTTTGTCACAGCCTTGATCAAGGCCCGACCAAAACCAGGGACCCACGTCTACTGAAAACATCTACAGTGTACggaaaaaacacttttttttttgtccactTCTTCTGATTCATGATCATATCTATTTATCAAAATTATCGAGTtctacaacaaaaaaatgaaaaaaaaaaatctcatttttgtttcataTGTTCAAATCTCACacttttgtgtaaaaaaaatgctaaatatactacaaattttattataaaaaacttataaattgatgtggtAAGAATGTATTGATGACATTtaaacaagataataaatgaatatttgatttgtgtgtgtgtgtgtgtgattagtGACATAGTATTATTTTGTAAGAttcatgtaataaaatttgtaatatcattttttaaaatttatagattttatgattaaaagaaaagaaaaacttaggGGAAAAAAGAGAGGTGCAAGAGTCTTGAAGATG
This region includes:
- the LOC142608154 gene encoding pentatricopeptide repeat-containing protein At2g01510, mitochondrial translates to MLFKTHPSKFYSLPLNQKSSIPPIQAFTTLLKSCSSSPYQLKQIHALLLTTGLSIKNRLITHLLTNITLLGHMSYARQLFDEMHKPRTFLWNTLIKGYVKNELPIEAASVYRQMHLIGVRPDSFTYPFVVKACAQLPELWTGGAVHVHVVKYGLEFVSMVRTELMIMYVKFGEMGLAEFLFGSMVERDVVAWNALIAACVQNGLASKAIGLFRQMSLAGIKPDAVTIVSALSACGQLGCLEIGEDTYGVARKEGIDCNIIVENARLDMYVKCGNTDMARTLFNKMPQRNVISWSTMIFGYAINGETEKALGLFSRMKNEGVQPNYVTYMGVLSACSHAGLVNEGWAYFNYMTQSGHKNVQPRKEHYACMVDLLGRSGHLEDAYNFIKSMPTEPDAGDWGALLGACAIHHDVKLGQHVADLLFEVAPDIASYHVIMSNMYAAVGRWDFVDKVRLKMRKKGIKKVAGYSSVECNSEFHFFYGGDRSHPQSAYIYEKLEVLLQQIKSIGYIPKTSSVFHDVETEEKEVTISTHSEKLAIAFGLINVRPEYPIRVMKNLRTCDDCHNFSKFVSKITMREIIMRDKIRFHHFRNGTCSCKDFW